One part of the Roseomonas gilardii genome encodes these proteins:
- a CDS encoding TM2 domain-containing protein, whose translation MSQSFNVSPSGLPQGAAPGEAMMMMQYDANKKSALVAYVLWFFLGWLGIHRFYLGRTMSGVVMLLITALSWVLSLIFIGHLGFLLVGIWLFVDIFLIPGMTRRYNNELIASLRGGRA comes from the coding sequence ATGTCACAGTCCTTCAACGTATCGCCCAGCGGTCTCCCCCAAGGGGCGGCGCCGGGCGAAGCGATGATGATGATGCAATACGACGCGAACAAGAAGTCGGCCCTGGTGGCCTATGTGCTGTGGTTCTTCCTGGGCTGGCTGGGCATCCACCGCTTCTATCTGGGCCGGACCATGAGCGGCGTGGTGATGCTGTTGATCACGGCTTTGAGCTGGGTGCTGAGCCTGATCTTCATCGGCCATCTGGGCTTCCTGCTGGTGGGTATCTGGCTGTTCGTGGACATCTTCCTGATCCCCGGCATGACCCGCCGCTACAACAACGAGCTGATCGCCTCGCTGCGGGGCGGCAGGGCATGA
- the gatA gene encoding Asp-tRNA(Asn)/Glu-tRNA(Gln) amidotransferase subunit GatA, whose product MRPTDFTLRGALDALNEGEITSEELTRAHLDAIEALNPRLNAYITVTAEKALEAARASDARRKAGQAGRLDGVPLAIKDLFCTEGTRTTAASRILGEFVPPYESTVTANLLRDGAVFLGKVNLDEFAMGSSNATSAFGGVENPWSRRNDPDTKLVPGGSSGGSAAAVAARLALGATATDTGGSIRQPAAFCGIAGIKPTYGRCSRWGVVAFASSLDQAGPVARTVEDCALLLGSMAGFDPKDSTSVELPVPDFAAACARGVKGLRIGVPKEYRLPGMPEEIGRLWEQGLDWLRAEGAEIVEISLPHTKYALPTYYIVAPAEASSNLARYDGVRYGARVSTGGDLKDLYEHTRAAGFGAEVKRRIMIGTYVLSAGYYDAYYLKAQRVRALIKRDFDEAWEKVDAILTPATPSAAFGADEKQDDPVAMYLNDVFTVTANLAGLPGLSVPAGLDAQGLPLGLQVIGKPFDEETVFAVGTALERAADFTALPGVRAFA is encoded by the coding sequence ATGCGCCCGACCGATTTCACGCTCCGTGGCGCGCTGGACGCGCTGAACGAGGGCGAGATCACCTCCGAAGAGCTGACCCGCGCCCATCTGGATGCGATCGAGGCCCTGAACCCCCGGCTCAACGCCTATATCACCGTCACGGCGGAGAAGGCGCTGGAGGCCGCGCGCGCCTCCGACGCCCGCCGCAAGGCGGGGCAGGCGGGCAGGCTGGACGGCGTGCCGCTGGCCATCAAGGACCTGTTCTGCACCGAGGGCACCCGCACCACGGCAGCCAGCCGCATCCTGGGCGAATTCGTGCCGCCCTATGAGAGCACCGTCACCGCCAACCTGCTGCGCGACGGCGCGGTCTTCCTGGGCAAGGTGAACCTGGACGAGTTCGCCATGGGCTCCTCCAACGCCACCTCCGCCTTCGGCGGCGTGGAGAATCCCTGGTCCCGCCGCAACGACCCGGACACGAAGCTGGTCCCCGGCGGGTCCTCGGGCGGGTCCGCCGCCGCCGTCGCGGCGCGGCTGGCCCTGGGCGCCACGGCGACCGACACGGGCGGCTCCATCCGCCAGCCCGCGGCCTTCTGCGGCATCGCCGGGATCAAGCCGACCTATGGCCGCTGCTCGCGCTGGGGCGTGGTGGCCTTCGCCTCCTCGCTCGACCAGGCGGGGCCGGTGGCACGGACCGTGGAGGACTGCGCCCTGCTGCTCGGCTCCATGGCCGGGTTCGACCCCAAGGACTCCACCTCGGTGGAACTGCCGGTGCCGGATTTCGCGGCGGCCTGCGCGCGCGGGGTGAAGGGGCTGCGCATCGGCGTACCCAAGGAATACCGCCTGCCGGGCATGCCGGAGGAGATCGGCAGGCTCTGGGAACAGGGGCTCGACTGGCTGCGCGCCGAGGGCGCGGAGATCGTGGAGATCTCCCTGCCGCACACGAAATACGCGCTGCCGACCTACTATATAGTGGCGCCGGCCGAGGCCTCCTCGAACCTCGCCCGCTATGACGGCGTGCGCTACGGCGCCCGCGTCTCCACGGGCGGCGATCTCAAGGATCTCTACGAGCACACCCGCGCCGCCGGCTTCGGCGCCGAGGTGAAGCGCCGCATCATGATCGGCACCTATGTGCTCTCCGCCGGCTACTACGACGCCTACTACCTGAAGGCGCAGCGGGTGCGGGCGCTGATCAAGCGCGACTTCGACGAGGCCTGGGAGAAGGTGGACGCCATCCTGACGCCCGCCACGCCCTCGGCCGCCTTCGGCGCGGACGAGAAGCAGGACGACCCCGTCGCCATGTACCTGAACGACGTCTTCACCGTGACGGCGAACCTCGCCGGCCTCCCGGGGCTCTCGGTCCCGGCCGGGCTGGACGCGCAGGGCCTGCCGCTGGGCCTGCAGGTGATCGGCAAGCCCTTCGACGAGGAGACCGTCTTCGCGGTCGGCACCGCCCTGGAGCGGGCCGCCGATTTCACCGCCCTGCCGGGCGTGAGGGCTTTCGCATGA
- a CDS encoding restriction endonuclease subunit S, with amino-acid sequence MPESLPNGWATAPVGSLADLQLGKMLDRQKNVEGTAGPYLRNINVRWFAFDLSSLAEMRFKPDEVEKFSVRDGDVLICEGGEPGRAAVWRRGPTDIKFQKAIHRARCGPALLPEWLPLFLRCMAQNGGLNDFLTGTTIKHLPGESLARIPMPVPPLAEQRRIVARIEALFGAIRDARNDLDRTLVLAERFRNALVAAAISGELTSDRSGSGTSAEESGVFMDRLASERRQLWEQSELARAAAKGRRLKDNWKDRFPSPVRPVEHYADSLPAGWTLASLDQLAWAASYGTSEKCDPAASGSPVLRIPNVARGAVDLSDLKFATGDLGLVPGEAVAPGDLLIVRTNGSPDLVGRGAVVRQSLERDVYFASYLIRFRLVGNDTLWRWIALVWHSPMIRDQVFAKAASSAGQYNVSMTELASFALPIPPEAEQARLVNLVEERLKVADEMERQARASHDLLSRLERQILDAAFRGDLVPQDAADEPAEETLARLRQEAEAPAGPRGRQRRRAA; translated from the coding sequence GGTGGGCCACCGCGCCGGTTGGCTCCCTCGCGGATCTTCAGCTTGGGAAAATGCTGGACCGCCAGAAGAACGTTGAAGGCACCGCTGGCCCCTACCTGAGAAACATCAACGTCCGTTGGTTCGCGTTCGACCTGTCGAGCTTGGCCGAGATGCGCTTCAAGCCAGACGAGGTTGAGAAATTTTCCGTCAGAGACGGCGATGTCCTGATTTGTGAGGGCGGCGAGCCAGGACGTGCGGCGGTTTGGCGGCGCGGTCCCACTGACATCAAGTTCCAGAAGGCGATCCACCGAGCCCGGTGCGGCCCTGCGCTGTTGCCCGAGTGGCTGCCTCTCTTCCTCCGGTGCATGGCCCAAAATGGCGGCCTGAACGATTTCCTTACCGGGACGACCATCAAGCATCTGCCCGGGGAGTCACTTGCCCGGATTCCCATGCCGGTGCCGCCGCTGGCCGAGCAGCGCCGGATCGTGGCGCGCATCGAAGCGCTGTTCGGCGCCATCCGGGACGCCCGGAACGACCTCGACCGCACCCTTGTCCTTGCCGAGCGGTTCCGCAATGCCCTTGTCGCCGCAGCGATATCAGGCGAACTGACTTCTGACCGAAGCGGAAGCGGGACGTCCGCTGAAGAAAGTGGCGTGTTCATGGACCGGCTGGCGAGTGAGAGGCGCCAGCTTTGGGAACAGAGTGAGCTTGCCCGTGCTGCCGCCAAGGGGCGCCGCTTGAAAGACAACTGGAAGGATCGGTTTCCCTCGCCCGTCAGGCCGGTCGAGCACTACGCCGACTCTCTGCCAGCCGGGTGGACTCTGGCCAGCCTGGATCAGCTTGCTTGGGCTGCTTCCTATGGCACATCCGAGAAGTGCGACCCCGCAGCCAGCGGCTCTCCCGTTCTACGGATCCCCAACGTCGCACGGGGGGCAGTCGACTTATCCGACCTGAAATTTGCCACAGGAGACCTGGGCTTGGTTCCCGGCGAAGCCGTTGCGCCGGGAGACCTGCTTATTGTTCGCACGAATGGCAGCCCGGACCTCGTAGGACGAGGTGCAGTCGTGCGGCAATCCCTGGAACGCGACGTCTATTTTGCGTCCTATCTCATTCGCTTCCGGCTGGTTGGAAATGACACGCTGTGGCGGTGGATCGCGCTTGTCTGGCATTCGCCCATGATTCGTGACCAGGTCTTCGCGAAGGCGGCGAGTTCAGCGGGACAATACAACGTCAGCATGACCGAGCTTGCCAGTTTCGCGCTCCCTATCCCTCCGGAGGCGGAGCAAGCCCGCCTCGTGAATTTGGTCGAGGAGCGCCTGAAGGTTGCTGACGAAATGGAACGTCAGGCCCGGGCGAGCCACGACCTGCTCAGTCGATTGGAGCGGCAAATCCTTGATGCCGCCTTCCGTGGCGACCTCGTCCCCCAGGACGCCGCCGACGAACCGGCCGAGGAAACCCTCGCCCGCCTGCGACAGGAGGCGGAGGCACCCGCCGGTCCAAGGGGCCGACAACGGCGCCGGGCGGCCTGA
- a CDS encoding glutathione S-transferase family protein yields MSITLHTWNTPNGRKISVALEEMGLPYTVKTVDITKGQQFEPDFLRISPNNRIPAIVDSERPDGKPISVFESGAILLYLGEKTGKFLPRDLRARVPVLEWLMWQMGGFGPMPGQVHHFLGQPEGPARDYGVERYGKETKRLYGVLDRRLAGRDFVATEGEPSVADFAILGWAWRHERHLVPFDGLPNVAAWYDRMMARPAVKRGFEIPLS; encoded by the coding sequence ATGAGCATCACGCTGCACACCTGGAACACGCCCAACGGACGCAAGATCAGCGTGGCGCTGGAGGAGATGGGCCTGCCCTACACGGTGAAGACCGTGGACATCACCAAGGGCCAGCAGTTCGAGCCGGACTTCCTCAGGATCAGCCCGAACAACCGCATCCCGGCCATCGTCGATTCGGAGAGGCCGGACGGAAAGCCGATCAGCGTCTTCGAGTCGGGCGCGATTCTCCTCTACCTCGGCGAAAAGACCGGGAAGTTCCTGCCGCGCGACCTGCGCGCCCGGGTCCCGGTGCTGGAATGGCTGATGTGGCAGATGGGCGGATTCGGCCCCATGCCGGGGCAGGTCCACCACTTCCTGGGACAGCCGGAGGGGCCGGCGCGCGACTATGGCGTGGAGCGCTACGGCAAGGAGACGAAGCGTCTCTATGGCGTGCTCGACAGGCGCCTGGCCGGGCGCGACTTCGTGGCCACCGAGGGAGAGCCGAGCGTGGCGGACTTCGCCATCCTCGGCTGGGCCTGGCGGCATGAGCGGCACCTGGTGCCCTTCGACGGCCTGCCGAACGTGGCCGCCTGGTACGACCGGATGATGGCCCGCCCCGCGGTGAAGCGCGGCTTCGAAATCCCGCTGTCCTGA
- the gatB gene encoding Asp-tRNA(Asn)/Glu-tRNA(Gln) amidotransferase subunit GatB, which yields MSYTIEGETGPWELVIGLEVHAQVSSEAKLFSGAATEFGAPPNSQVSFVDAGMPGMLPVINRECVAQAVRTGLGLKAKINPWSRFDRKNYFYADLPTGYQISQFAFPIVGEGKLTIELSDGTAKEIGITRLHLEQDAGKSLHDQDPSRTFVDLNRAGVALMEIVSEPDLRSPEEAGAYVTKLRQILRYLGTCDGNMEEGSLRADVNVSVRKAGEGFRTRCEVKNVNSIRFVMQAVEAEARRQIEVWESGGTVEQETRLFDTGRGVTRSMRSKEDAHDYRYFPDPDLPPLVLEPAWIEGLKSGLSELPDDRRARYVGEYGLTAYDAHVLTLEKETAAYYEEVARGRDAKQAANWVMGDLFAALNRTRTDITTSPVSAKDLGALLDLMADNTLSGKLAKEVFEAMVETGRAPGEIVEERGLKQVTDTGAIEAVVDEVLAKNADKVAEYRSGKDKLFGFFVGQTMRAMQGKGNPALVNEVIKAKLAG from the coding sequence ATGAGCTATACGATCGAGGGCGAGACCGGCCCCTGGGAACTGGTGATCGGGCTGGAAGTCCATGCCCAGGTCAGTTCCGAAGCCAAGCTCTTCTCCGGGGCGGCGACCGAGTTCGGCGCTCCGCCGAACAGCCAGGTCTCCTTCGTGGATGCCGGCATGCCGGGCATGCTGCCGGTCATCAACCGGGAATGCGTGGCCCAGGCGGTGCGCACCGGGCTGGGGCTGAAGGCGAAGATCAATCCCTGGTCGCGCTTCGACCGGAAGAACTATTTCTACGCCGACCTGCCGACGGGCTATCAGATCAGCCAGTTCGCCTTCCCCATCGTGGGGGAGGGCAAGCTGACCATCGAGCTCTCCGACGGCACGGCGAAGGAGATCGGCATCACCCGCCTGCATCTGGAGCAGGATGCGGGCAAGTCGCTGCACGACCAGGACCCGTCGCGAACCTTCGTGGACCTGAACCGGGCCGGCGTGGCGCTGATGGAGATCGTCTCCGAGCCGGACCTCCGCTCGCCGGAGGAGGCTGGGGCCTATGTCACCAAGCTGCGGCAGATCCTGCGCTATCTCGGCACCTGCGACGGCAACATGGAGGAAGGCAGCCTCCGCGCCGACGTGAACGTCTCCGTCCGCAAGGCGGGGGAGGGGTTCCGCACGCGCTGCGAGGTGAAGAACGTCAACTCCATCCGCTTCGTCATGCAGGCCGTCGAGGCCGAGGCGCGGCGCCAGATCGAGGTCTGGGAATCGGGCGGCACGGTGGAGCAGGAGACGCGGCTCTTCGACACCGGCCGGGGCGTGACCCGCTCCATGCGCTCCAAGGAGGATGCGCATGACTACCGCTACTTCCCCGACCCGGACCTGCCGCCGCTGGTGCTGGAGCCGGCCTGGATCGAGGGGCTGAAATCCGGGCTTTCCGAACTGCCGGACGACCGCCGCGCCCGCTATGTCGGCGAATACGGCCTCACCGCCTATGACGCCCATGTGCTGACGCTGGAGAAGGAGACGGCCGCCTATTACGAGGAGGTCGCCCGCGGGCGCGACGCCAAGCAGGCGGCCAACTGGGTGATGGGCGATCTCTTCGCCGCGCTGAACCGCACCAGGACGGACATCACCACCTCGCCCGTCTCGGCGAAGGACCTGGGCGCGCTGCTGGACCTGATGGCGGACAACACCCTGTCCGGCAAGCTGGCCAAGGAGGTCTTCGAGGCCATGGTCGAGACGGGCCGCGCGCCCGGCGAGATCGTGGAGGAGCGGGGGCTGAAGCAGGTGACCGACACCGGCGCCATCGAGGCGGTGGTGGACGAGGTCCTCGCGAAGAATGCCGACAAGGTGGCCGAGTACCGTTCCGGCAAGGACAAGCTCTTCGGCTTCTTCGTGGGCCAGACGATGCGGGCCATGCAGGGCAAGGGCAACCCGGCCCTGGTGAACGAGGTCATCAAGGCGAAGCTCGCCGGCTGA